A genome region from Chryseobacterium sp. G0186 includes the following:
- the ruvC gene encoding crossover junction endodeoxyribonuclease RuvC, producing the protein MISEKIILGIDPGTAIMGFGLISVKKGKMEMISIHELILKKYPNHETKLKYIFEKTLALIDEFHPDEVALEAPFFGKNVQSMLKLGRAQGVAMAASLHRNIPITEYSPKKIKMAITGNGNASKEQVAGMLQNLLNLKEFPTKYLDASDGLAVAVCHHFNSGTIADTKSYTGWESFLKQNPNRLK; encoded by the coding sequence ATGATTTCAGAGAAGATAATTTTAGGTATTGATCCCGGCACAGCCATTATGGGATTTGGTCTCATTTCCGTTAAAAAAGGTAAAATGGAAATGATTTCTATTCACGAACTGATCCTAAAAAAATACCCCAACCACGAAACTAAGCTTAAATATATTTTTGAAAAAACACTAGCCCTCATTGATGAGTTCCATCCTGACGAGGTAGCTCTTGAAGCTCCTTTCTTTGGTAAAAATGTACAAAGTATGCTGAAACTGGGACGCGCACAGGGAGTAGCCATGGCAGCCAGCCTTCACAGAAATATCCCTATTACAGAATATTCTCCCAAGAAAATTAAGATGGCTATTACTGGAAATGGTAATGCCAGTAAGGAACAGGTTGCAGGGATGCTCCAAAACCTCCTTAACTTAAAAGAATTCCCTACAAAATACCTGGATGCTTCTGATGGTCTTGCCGTTGCGGTATGTCATCATTTTAACTCGGGAACTATAGCAGATACTAAATCATATACCGGATGGGAAAGTTTCCTGAAACAGAATCCGAATAGATTGAAATAA
- a CDS encoding T9SS type A sorting domain-containing protein gives MVNNTSATAVASGGSATVTGNITPPAGAVTNTYLRMRIAVDAATYSGTALPDVTACSQLQYGQIEDYAVRIMGGLGTSEVSSKAESKLVYLKAENKLRLAGSREVFGDYQIYDLSGKLIQKGNVKTNEIQINKILPKGAFIINYSDKNNKESKKFLNN, from the coding sequence GTGGTAAACAACACTTCTGCTACTGCTGTAGCTTCAGGAGGTTCAGCAACGGTTACAGGTAATATAACGCCTCCTGCCGGTGCGGTTACGAATACCTATCTAAGAATGAGAATTGCAGTTGATGCAGCTACATATAGTGGAACTGCACTTCCTGATGTTACTGCTTGTTCTCAGTTACAATATGGGCAGATAGAAGACTATGCAGTAAGAATCATGGGAGGTTTGGGAACTTCAGAAGTGAGCAGTAAAGCAGAATCAAAATTAGTATACCTTAAGGCTGAAAATAAGCTAAGATTAGCCGGAAGCAGAGAAGTGTTCGGTGACTACCAGATCTATGATCTAAGTGGTAAGCTTATTCAGAAAGGAAATGTTAAGACCAATGAGATTCAGATTAATAAAATTCTCCCTAAAGGTGCATTTATAATCAACTACTCAGATAAAAATAATAAAGAGTCTAAGAAATTCTTAAATAACTAA
- a CDS encoding DUF4407 domain-containing protein: MKTNQQTINQTNHKINWFQKFLMVCSGGNIHILRKTPSEWNKFSGIGGIVLFTAVFATLSAGYAMYTVFDNIWASVGFGILWGLMIFNLDRYIVSSIKKTGTWWNQILMSIPRLILATFLGIIISKPLELKIFEKEVNKQLNTIIQRNKKQLQGEMSGRILQQSGPFETEKKQISEKTALYQKAYDSASVELEKEILGKQSGLTSGKEGFGPNAKRKQELKEQRRQDLENFQKQSAPRLEYLGQEISKVYTNLETERKTSDTFEDKFNGFAARLQALDELGKNSAIIGLAATFIMGLFICLEISPVLVKLISHVGPYDYLLEKTENDFRLYSKEKVEKGNALTDFRIEDFKDNLKN; this comes from the coding sequence ATGAAAACAAACCAACAAACTATAAATCAAACGAATCATAAAATAAATTGGTTCCAAAAGTTTCTAATGGTCTGTTCCGGCGGGAACATCCATATTTTAAGAAAGACTCCAAGCGAATGGAATAAATTTTCAGGGATTGGAGGAATTGTACTTTTCACCGCAGTATTCGCAACTTTGTCTGCAGGCTATGCCATGTACACCGTATTTGATAATATCTGGGCATCGGTAGGATTTGGGATTCTATGGGGATTAATGATCTTTAATCTTGACCGATATATTGTTTCATCTATTAAAAAAACCGGAACATGGTGGAACCAGATCTTAATGTCTATCCCCCGCTTAATTCTTGCTACGTTTTTAGGAATCATTATTTCAAAACCTCTGGAACTTAAAATTTTTGAAAAAGAAGTTAATAAGCAACTGAACACCATTATTCAAAGAAATAAAAAACAACTTCAGGGAGAAATGAGCGGAAGAATTCTTCAACAAAGCGGACCATTTGAAACAGAGAAAAAACAGATTTCTGAAAAAACAGCCCTATACCAGAAAGCCTATGACTCTGCTTCAGTAGAGCTGGAAAAGGAAATCTTAGGAAAACAATCCGGCTTAACAAGTGGAAAGGAGGGTTTTGGTCCTAATGCAAAGCGTAAACAAGAATTAAAGGAACAACGCAGACAAGATCTTGAAAACTTTCAGAAACAATCTGCTCCAAGGCTGGAATATCTGGGTCAGGAAATTTCAAAAGTGTATACCAATCTGGAAACTGAAAGAAAAACTTCAGATACCTTTGAGGATAAATTCAACGGATTTGCAGCCAGGCTTCAGGCTTTGGATGAGCTTGGCAAGAACTCAGCCATTATAGGACTTGCAGCAACATTTATTATGGGATTATTTATATGTCTTGAAATATCACCGGTTTTAGTTAAATTAATTTCGCATGTAGGACCATATGATTACCTTTTGGAAAAGACAGAAAATGACTTCAGGCTTTATTCTAAGGAAAAGGTTGAAAAAGGAAATGCGCTGACTGATTTCAGGATTGAAGATTTCAAGGATAATTTAAAAAATTAG
- a CDS encoding AAA family ATPase: MIIDKEEIQKKKKKLDDCKAFLKKEFIGIDKIIDDLMEYLQIWYLMPEILTRPVVINLWGMTGVGKTDLVRKMVRFLDFQNRFVEIELSNTDETTWSKSVADIFQSNGLSDEKPSIVLFDEIQRFNTLDTDGIPVPQTKFTDFWELLSDGRLSKRERDDLEHYLFSYLFRKKENDRRKHNGETDLEENPYLNLWDAKELKKYLSIEDDVMSIIDMKEEDMIKLIRKKQKEKKIYEPVDYSKMLIIISGNLDEAFQMSKETSEADVDANIYHAFTKKITVVDIKNALARKFRPEQVARFGNIHLIYFSLRTEDFHKLIQREINTLKYKTKNKFGVALKINKSINELIYRNGVFPVQGVRPVFSSVVDILDTNLSKFLFEAIIHDDKTIEIDYLQNQKIIIGKVGSRIIEIPYLGRIDKIRQANQQDAVANISVHECGHAVSYMLYTGFAPLQLKSKVASSYAAGFTFPHQIHDTKESLLDRIKIYLAGGIAEEIIFGDMNASIGRSHDREQATTLAIDYIRKYGFEEDYQATYNLEDYPHRMQQHITDNKIEKLMQELAKKTREDLILHLDLLKSLSKILSEKGSMSPKEIYDIAVKHSLKISIKEEGYLHITEYHNLLNS; encoded by the coding sequence ATGATTATTGATAAAGAAGAAATTCAGAAGAAAAAGAAAAAGCTGGACGATTGTAAGGCTTTCCTTAAAAAAGAGTTCATCGGAATAGATAAAATTATCGATGACCTTATGGAGTATCTCCAAATCTGGTATCTGATGCCAGAAATTCTGACCCGCCCAGTAGTCATCAACCTTTGGGGAATGACAGGAGTAGGAAAAACAGATCTGGTAAGAAAAATGGTTCGTTTTCTGGACTTTCAAAACCGATTTGTAGAAATTGAATTGAGCAATACGGATGAAACCACCTGGAGCAAAAGTGTAGCCGATATATTCCAAAGCAATGGCCTCAGTGATGAAAAGCCAAGCATAGTCCTTTTTGATGAAATCCAGCGCTTTAATACCCTTGACACGGATGGTATCCCTGTTCCACAGACCAAGTTCACTGATTTCTGGGAACTATTAAGTGACGGACGCCTCAGTAAAAGGGAACGCGATGATCTGGAACATTATTTATTCTCCTATCTATTCAGAAAAAAGGAAAATGACAGACGGAAACATAATGGAGAAACGGATCTGGAAGAAAACCCATACCTTAATCTATGGGATGCCAAGGAGCTAAAAAAATACCTCAGCATTGAAGATGATGTAATGAGCATCATTGATATGAAAGAGGAAGATATGATAAAACTGATCCGTAAGAAGCAAAAAGAAAAGAAAATCTATGAACCGGTAGATTACAGCAAAATGCTTATCATCATCAGTGGAAATCTGGATGAAGCTTTTCAGATGTCAAAAGAAACCAGTGAGGCTGATGTAGATGCTAATATTTACCACGCCTTTACAAAAAAAATAACGGTAGTTGATATCAAAAATGCCTTGGCCAGAAAATTCCGTCCTGAGCAGGTAGCCAGATTCGGAAACATACATCTTATTTATTTTTCACTACGAACAGAAGATTTTCACAAACTGATTCAACGAGAAATTAATACTCTAAAGTATAAGACAAAGAATAAGTTTGGGGTAGCATTAAAAATCAACAAGAGTATCAACGAACTGATCTATAGAAACGGAGTATTTCCTGTACAGGGAGTTCGTCCGGTATTCAGCAGTGTGGTTGATATTTTGGATACCAATCTCAGTAAATTTCTGTTTGAGGCCATCATTCACGATGACAAAACCATTGAGATTGATTACCTACAAAATCAGAAAATCATTATAGGAAAAGTGGGTAGCAGAATTATTGAAATACCTTATTTGGGCAGAATTGATAAGATACGGCAGGCCAACCAACAGGATGCTGTAGCCAATATCAGTGTTCACGAGTGTGGTCATGCTGTTTCCTATATGCTTTACACAGGTTTTGCACCATTGCAACTGAAAAGTAAGGTAGCAAGCAGTTATGCAGCAGGTTTCACTTTCCCCCATCAAATTCATGATACCAAGGAAAGCTTGCTGGACAGAATTAAAATTTATCTTGCAGGAGGTATTGCTGAAGAAATTATTTTTGGAGATATGAATGCCAGCATCGGAAGAAGCCATGACAGAGAGCAGGCAACAACGTTAGCCATAGATTATATCAGAAAGTATGGTTTTGAAGAGGATTATCAGGCAACCTATAACCTTGAAGATTATCCTCATCGTATGCAGCAGCATATCACTGATAACAAAATTGAAAAACTGATGCAGGAACTGGCAAAAAAGACAAGAGAAGATCTTATCCTGCATTTAGACCTTTTAAAAAGCCTGAGTAAGATACTTAGTGAGAAAGGCAGTATGTCTCCTAAAGAAATTTATGATATTGCTGTAAAACATTCATTAAAAATAAGCATTAAAGAAGAAGGGTACTTACATATTACAGAATATCACAATCTATTGAATTCCTAG
- a CDS encoding phage tail protein, with protein MKNLLIACTLLICSAFSPALKAQGSEPFLGQIAFVPYNFAPLGWAECNGQLMSIAQNTALFSLLGTTYGGDGITTFALPDMRGRVLVHSGQSASSGTTYTMGEIGGAESVTLTVTQMPSHSHAVSAVTAEGNQNTPTGNIPADTKLLDKEYSDATANTTMGNSMIKPAGGNQPHENRPPFITLKCIIALNGIFPSHN; from the coding sequence ATGAAAAATTTACTTATCGCATGTACGCTGCTTATCTGTAGTGCATTCTCTCCTGCATTAAAAGCTCAAGGCTCAGAACCATTCTTAGGACAAATTGCATTTGTACCTTATAATTTTGCCCCGCTAGGTTGGGCTGAATGCAACGGGCAGTTGATGTCAATTGCACAAAACACGGCCCTTTTCTCCCTTTTAGGAACAACCTATGGAGGGGATGGAATTACAACATTTGCCTTGCCAGATATGCGAGGAAGAGTATTGGTTCATAGTGGCCAGAGTGCTTCAAGCGGAACCACCTATACCATGGGAGAAATCGGGGGAGCAGAAAGCGTAACTTTAACAGTCACCCAAATGCCCTCTCATTCTCATGCCGTAAGTGCTGTAACCGCTGAGGGAAATCAAAACACTCCTACCGGCAATATTCCTGCCGACACCAAGCTTCTTGACAAGGAATATTCTGACGCAACAGCCAATACGACAATGGGCAACTCCATGATTAAGCCAGCAGGAGGAAACCAGCCTCATGAAAACAGGCCTCCTTTTATTACCTTAAAATGCATCATTGCATTGAATGGCATTTTTCCATCACACAATTAA
- a CDS encoding T9SS type A sorting domain-containing protein: MKYLYLLCLVFVSSASAQTITFNGCHNLFDNQNFVFNKTGTDSNSKNIYMTTPIDGQPCGGLGTCEFKIQWNNALTRWEFLADEGNGTFTTPYLMYYNSTGNNALPIPPGNSIGTWIENTAKTNGQCGGNLNSVNSIMTGDVQTTTLGTTELAKSRIQIYPNPVADFIRISGIDDGKTIQIYDTDGRLIRSENFGSRVNISQLASGAYILKITGKSFQSYEFKFLKK; this comes from the coding sequence ATGAAATATCTTTATTTATTATGTTTGGTTTTTGTAAGCTCAGCTTCGGCCCAAACGATAACCTTTAATGGTTGTCATAACCTGTTTGATAATCAGAATTTTGTTTTCAATAAAACAGGAACAGACTCAAACAGTAAAAATATTTATATGACAACTCCTATTGATGGACAACCTTGCGGAGGACTGGGAACGTGTGAGTTTAAAATACAATGGAACAATGCTTTAACAAGATGGGAATTTCTTGCCGATGAGGGAAACGGGACCTTTACCACTCCTTACTTGATGTATTATAACTCAACCGGGAATAACGCTCTTCCTATACCGCCTGGTAATAGTATTGGTACTTGGATTGAAAATACGGCAAAAACAAATGGTCAATGTGGAGGAAACCTGAACAGTGTAAATTCAATAATGACCGGTGATGTACAGACTACAACATTAGGAACAACCGAACTTGCAAAAAGCAGGATCCAGATCTATCCTAATCCTGTTGCAGATTTCATCAGGATTTCAGGAATTGATGACGGTAAAACCATCCAAATTTATGATACTGATGGCCGTCTTATACGATCTGAAAATTTTGGCTCAAGGGTAAATATTTCACAACTTGCCTCAGGAGCCTATATATTAAAAATTACAGGCAAAAGTTTTCAATCTTATGAATTTAAATTCTTAAAAAAATAA
- a CDS encoding GEVED domain-containing protein produces the protein MKKTFLYGAMLFSLSLTAQQKKDWCDFDTEQRGRQKQNREIDEMIRNIRNRIVDSNQKSNAKNGGAAFKTVDGVYEIPVVVHVIAPTDAAIGSIYNKSDAQIQAWLDRCNAMYAGTYQWAQGVPADFGNAATMPIKLVLAKRDPNCNATTGIVRYNGGTLTGYNDYGVKRNGANGVTTAQVKTIAPHWPEASYFNIYIMNKVDGGGQYGIMGWAGLPQNPDSSYESFMKSFVVTLQDDITLAHEFGHSMGLLHTFGNVNPDAPQGDTTTNFCPPTTNDCTVDDDGVCDTERSRSLLNDPAPTNNDMNYCTGTNYQGVQYNMMNYTNPNAFKFTNGQHDKAALNFFLLRGALSTSLGATAPSATTSIGAPIAATCNPTGVITPANYFVGPTLVKLGNISNGSIGFWAGAPNFYEDYTGASCLKATSTELSATGTHNLQVNVSGSENDVRVWIDFNNNGTFEASELVGSGDNIVADPATAIGIYSTTITAPATVVLNTPLRMRVLVDDDNPGMAPCGQLKYGQIEDYTVRFVTNLGTSEVKADNGNLTIYPNPVATGDKVFIKAKNAKNLKVSISDMSGRLVASPSVSEEGNGVFKIKQQLEKGVYMIQVSNGKENKTSKLIIK, from the coding sequence ATGAAGAAAACTTTCCTTTATGGAGCGATGCTTTTTTCGCTTTCGTTGACAGCTCAACAAAAAAAAGACTGGTGTGACTTTGATACTGAACAAAGAGGACGTCAAAAACAAAACAGGGAAATTGACGAAATGATTCGTAATATCCGCAACCGTATTGTAGATTCTAATCAGAAAAGTAATGCGAAGAATGGTGGTGCTGCTTTTAAAACGGTGGATGGAGTTTACGAAATTCCGGTAGTAGTACACGTAATTGCACCTACTGATGCTGCTATAGGCTCTATTTATAATAAAAGTGATGCTCAAATTCAAGCATGGCTGGATCGTTGTAATGCAATGTATGCAGGTACTTATCAATGGGCTCAGGGGGTTCCTGCTGATTTTGGAAATGCAGCTACAATGCCAATAAAACTGGTTTTGGCTAAAAGAGATCCTAACTGTAATGCAACAACAGGGATCGTCAGATACAACGGAGGCACACTTACAGGGTATAATGATTATGGAGTAAAGCGTAATGGAGCAAATGGAGTTACTACTGCACAGGTAAAAACAATTGCCCCACACTGGCCGGAAGCTTCTTATTTTAATATTTATATTATGAATAAAGTAGATGGAGGTGGGCAATATGGGATTATGGGCTGGGCAGGACTGCCTCAAAACCCGGATTCATCATACGAATCTTTCATGAAGTCTTTTGTAGTGACACTACAGGATGATATTACTTTGGCTCATGAGTTCGGACATAGTATGGGATTACTTCATACTTTTGGAAATGTAAACCCTGACGCTCCACAAGGAGATACTACTACTAATTTTTGTCCACCAACTACTAACGATTGTACTGTAGACGATGATGGGGTTTGTGATACAGAAAGATCAAGAAGTTTACTTAATGATCCGGCACCTACCAATAATGATATGAATTATTGTACTGGGACCAATTATCAGGGAGTACAGTATAATATGATGAATTATACAAACCCGAATGCATTTAAATTTACAAATGGGCAACATGACAAAGCAGCTCTTAATTTCTTCTTATTAAGAGGGGCGTTAAGTACTTCATTGGGAGCAACTGCACCTTCTGCGACTACCTCTATTGGAGCTCCTATTGCTGCTACATGTAATCCAACTGGCGTAATAACTCCTGCTAATTATTTTGTAGGACCTACATTGGTAAAGCTAGGAAATATAAGTAATGGTTCTATTGGATTTTGGGCTGGTGCACCTAACTTTTATGAAGATTATACAGGGGCAAGCTGTTTGAAAGCTACATCTACCGAGCTTTCAGCAACCGGTACACATAATCTTCAGGTTAACGTGTCTGGTTCAGAGAATGATGTGAGAGTGTGGATTGATTTCAATAATAACGGAACATTTGAAGCTTCTGAGCTTGTTGGTTCTGGTGACAATATTGTTGCGGATCCAGCTACAGCAATAGGTATCTACAGTACTACAATTACAGCTCCTGCTACAGTAGTGCTTAATACTCCACTTAGAATGAGAGTACTTGTAGATGATGATAATCCTGGGATGGCTCCTTGTGGACAATTAAAGTATGGTCAGATTGAAGATTATACAGTGAGATTTGTTACCAACCTAGGTACAAGTGAAGTGAAAGCTGATAATGGTAATTTAACAATTTACCCTAACCCTGTTGCTACAGGAGATAAAGTTTTCATCAAGGCTAAAAATGCTAAGAATTTAAAAGTTTCTATTTCTGATATGTCAGGAAGACTAGTGGCAAGCCCATCTGTGTCTGAAGAAGGAAATGGAGTTTTCAAAATAAAGCAGCAGCTTGAAAAAGGAGTTTATATGATTCAGGTTTCTAACGGAAAAGAAAATAAAACTTCTAAACTGATCATTAAATAA
- the guaB gene encoding IMP dehydrogenase, translating into MSIHNKIVETAITFDDVLLVPSYSEVLPNQVSLKSRLTDKITLNVPIVSAAMDTVTEGDLAIALARVGGLGFIHKNMTIAEQAAQVNRVKRSENGMISDPVTLSKDHTLGQAKDLMSRYKISGLPVVDADNVLIGIITNRDVKYQENLDMKVEEIMTKENLITSDKDTNLEKAKEILLRNRVEKLPIVDKDNKLVGLITIKDIDNQLEYPNANKDENGRLIVGAGVGVGEDTLDRIKALVQAGVDIIAIDSAHGHSKGVLDKISEIRNAYPNLDIVGGNIVTAEAAKDLIKAGANVLKVGVGPGSICTTRVVAGVGVPQLSAIYNVYEYAKSQNVTVIADGGIKLSGDIVKAIASGAGAVMLGSLLAGTDEAPGDEIIFQGRKFKSYQGMGSLSAMKRGGKERYFQSEAKKFVPEGIEGRVPHKGKLEDVIFQLTGGLRAGMGYCGAKDIEVLQKDSKLVMITGSGLKESHPHDVIITQEAPNYSL; encoded by the coding sequence ATGTCTATTCATAACAAAATTGTAGAGACAGCCATCACTTTCGATGACGTTCTTCTAGTCCCTTCTTATTCAGAAGTTTTACCTAACCAGGTATCATTAAAATCACGACTTACCGACAAAATCACGCTGAATGTTCCGATAGTTTCCGCTGCGATGGACACTGTTACTGAAGGTGATTTAGCTATTGCCCTGGCGAGAGTTGGTGGTTTAGGTTTTATTCACAAAAACATGACGATTGCCGAGCAGGCAGCACAAGTAAACCGTGTAAAGCGTTCCGAAAACGGAATGATCTCGGATCCGGTTACCCTGTCTAAAGATCATACTTTAGGACAAGCGAAAGATTTGATGTCAAGATACAAAATTTCAGGTCTTCCCGTAGTGGATGCTGATAATGTTCTTATTGGAATCATTACCAACAGAGACGTAAAATATCAGGAAAATCTTGACATGAAAGTGGAGGAGATTATGACCAAAGAAAATTTAATCACTTCAGACAAAGATACCAACCTTGAAAAAGCAAAGGAAATTCTTCTTAGAAACAGAGTAGAAAAATTACCTATTGTAGATAAGGATAATAAACTTGTTGGATTAATCACCATCAAGGATATTGATAATCAACTTGAATATCCAAACGCTAATAAAGACGAAAACGGTCGTCTTATTGTAGGTGCCGGAGTTGGAGTTGGAGAAGATACATTAGACAGAATTAAAGCACTTGTTCAGGCAGGAGTGGATATTATTGCTATTGATTCTGCTCACGGGCATTCCAAAGGAGTGCTGGATAAAATTTCTGAAATCAGAAATGCATATCCAAATCTTGATATTGTTGGAGGAAATATTGTAACGGCAGAAGCAGCAAAAGATCTTATCAAAGCAGGGGCAAATGTCCTTAAGGTAGGAGTGGGTCCAGGTTCTATCTGTACAACCAGAGTAGTTGCCGGAGTTGGAGTACCTCAGTTATCAGCTATTTACAACGTTTATGAGTATGCGAAATCTCAAAATGTAACCGTAATTGCTGATGGAGGAATTAAACTTTCCGGAGATATCGTAAAAGCTATAGCAAGTGGAGCAGGAGCAGTAATGTTAGGGTCTCTTTTAGCAGGTACAGATGAAGCGCCAGGAGATGAGATTATCTTCCAGGGAAGAAAATTCAAGTCTTACCAGGGAATGGGAAGTCTTTCTGCAATGAAGAGAGGAGGAAAAGAAAGATATTTCCAAAGTGAAGCTAAAAAATTCGTTCCGGAAGGAATTGAAGGAAGAGTTCCGCACAAAGGAAAATTAGAAGATGTGATCTTCCAGTTGACCGGAGGTTTAAGAGCAGGTATGGGATACTGTGGAGCAAAAGATATTGAAGTTCTGCAAAAAGATTCCAAATTGGTAATGATTACAGGAAGCGGATTGAAAGAATCTCATCCGCATGATGTTATTATTACACAGGAAGCTCCAAATTATTCTTTGTAA
- a CDS encoding DUF4252 domain-containing protein, with protein MKALKNIFFSILAIYMLQSCISSRKPNMDFFSDSGYDFRGAKFTSFNVPLFLAKPYIKKALREDGESEELINLIKKVSKIKVLTVENGSKEMLKDYADYLNNNHYEDWATVKHDGENVNVRVKQNGDVIKNMLITVNSHKELVFVDVKGNFTANDISKMINSVSDK; from the coding sequence ATGAAAGCTCTTAAAAACATTTTCTTTTCCATTCTGGCGATATATATGCTTCAGTCATGTATCTCATCGAGAAAGCCCAATATGGATTTCTTTTCAGATTCCGGGTATGACTTTAGAGGAGCAAAGTTTACCAGTTTTAATGTGCCTTTGTTTTTAGCAAAGCCTTATATCAAGAAAGCTTTAAGAGAGGATGGGGAAAGTGAAGAGCTGATCAATCTGATAAAGAAGGTTTCTAAAATAAAAGTTTTGACAGTAGAAAATGGGAGTAAAGAAATGCTTAAAGACTATGCCGATTATTTAAATAATAACCATTATGAAGATTGGGCTACTGTAAAGCATGACGGTGAAAATGTGAATGTACGGGTAAAACAGAACGGTGATGTTATTAAAAATATGTTGATTACCGTAAACTCCCATAAAGAGTTAGTATTTGTGGATGTAAAAGGAAACTTTACTGCAAATGATATTTCAAAAATGATCAATTCTGTCTCGGATAAATAA
- a CDS encoding DUF4252 domain-containing protein: protein MKKLFIIFALAFSHFFTVYGQKDKFDQLFDKYQEVEGVTSIKIAKPMFGMLGSLDIDDSQLDQIKPLLSKINGLKILITENPEKANTADGKKVQTNLSQLSKDIASYVKNLNYSEIMSVNNSGAKIKFLSSEAKNGILDDVLLSIDGGGGESIFVMLDGKLSVDDVSKIINSSETKKNPRSNVTSNITSDNAPSYLNGEARNVGEFSGIQVSTGVNVVFKQENPTSVKVIADSDKLQYIITKVENGVLKIYIDNKGTRSLRFRNLSVNVSSPRMDNITTSSGANLTVVNSIKENNMSIDASSGSNVTGDFIISKVTDVSVSSGSNIRAKINTGNIAIKSSSGSNTALSGKADSGTVDISSGAVCKAEDLQLSYLEAEATSGGNLTISVSDKLKVRASSGGLVRYKGRPEIDSNISKTSGGSLKPID from the coding sequence ATGAAAAAACTATTCATAATATTCGCACTTGCTTTTTCCCATTTCTTTACTGTATATGGACAAAAAGATAAATTCGATCAGCTTTTTGACAAATATCAGGAGGTAGAAGGAGTAACTTCTATTAAAATTGCCAAGCCGATGTTCGGAATGCTGGGAAGCCTTGATATTGATGATTCTCAACTGGATCAGATCAAGCCATTGCTGTCAAAAATCAATGGATTGAAGATTCTGATTACAGAAAACCCTGAAAAGGCAAATACTGCTGACGGGAAAAAAGTACAGACTAACCTGTCTCAGCTCAGCAAAGACATCGCTTCTTATGTAAAGAATTTGAATTACAGCGAGATCATGTCTGTAAATAATTCAGGAGCTAAAATAAAATTTCTTTCCTCTGAAGCCAAGAATGGTATTTTGGATGATGTGCTATTGAGCATTGATGGAGGTGGAGGTGAGAGCATTTTTGTAATGCTTGATGGTAAGCTGTCTGTAGATGATGTCAGTAAGATTATCAATTCCAGCGAAACCAAAAAGAATCCGCGTTCAAACGTAACAAGCAATATCACTTCGGATAACGCACCGTCTTACCTTAATGGGGAAGCAAGAAATGTAGGTGAATTTTCAGGAATTCAGGTAAGTACCGGAGTAAATGTGGTTTTTAAACAGGAAAATCCTACCAGTGTTAAAGTAATTGCTGACTCCGATAAACTTCAATATATCATTACAAAGGTAGAAAATGGAGTTTTAAAGATATACATCGATAATAAAGGGACAAGAAGCTTGAGGTTCAGGAATTTAAGTGTAAACGTTTCCTCTCCAAGAATGGATAATATTACCACTTCTTCTGGGGCCAATTTGACGGTAGTCAATTCTATTAAAGAGAATAATATGAGTATTGATGCTTCATCCGGATCTAACGTAACAGGAGACTTTATCATTTCAAAAGTTACAGATGTTTCTGTCTCTTCGGGTTCTAATATCAGAGCTAAAATCAATACAGGTAATATTGCCATTAAAAGTTCAAGCGGTTCCAATACTGCTTTAAGTGGAAAGGCAGATTCAGGTACGGTTGATATTAGTAGTGGAGCTGTTTGTAAAGCTGAGGATTTACAGTTGAGCTACCTTGAAGCGGAAGCTACTTCAGGGGGTAACCTTACGATAAGCGTATCAGATAAGCTAAAAGTAAGAGCTTCCTCAGGAGGGCTGGTAAGATATAAAGGAAGACCTGAAATAGATTCCAATATCAGTAAGACATCAGGGGGATCTTTGAAACCAATAGACTAA